The Papaver somniferum cultivar HN1 chromosome 3, ASM357369v1, whole genome shotgun sequence genome includes a region encoding these proteins:
- the LOC113359689 gene encoding uncharacterized protein LOC113359689 yields the protein MNQRSTQTMSCNSEPRTYPCTICGDQSHTGPQCPLFYLTETTCDQGGPSSNPPQGFHGNQTQVQEPSPVEQKVSSLEETLRLFIEGSARNNAETTQTFKLLGQRFDEVQRNQQNSDRAITNIETQISQLSNRLNDRENGKFPIQSTPNSKGVNQVNGSGSSNHNEHVKAVITLRSDLNGPERAKSPSEEDIPERVYIPPAPFPQRLAKKKPSTYVEILDIFKQVKINLPLLDAIKHVPAIAKFLKEMCTIKREASVHKKAFLTQQVSSIISQKYPVKLKDHGCSTVTCVTGKQTIDNALLDLGASVNLLPFSVYEQIGLGEMKPTRITLQLADRSVKIPRGIIEDVLVQVENFIYPVEFVILGTQPVSSQDINIPIILGHPFLATANAIIHFQTGLIEFSPGNQKISMNVFKALQAPPDPEHYESI from the exons ATGAACCAAAGGTCTACCCAGACTATGAGCTGTAATAGTGAGCCCAGAACTTATCCATGTACCATTTGTGGTGACCAAAGTCATACTGGACCTCAGTGCCCCCTGTTTTACTTAACTGAAACTACCTGTGACCAG GGTGGCCCATCTAGCAACCCACCACAAGGTTTTCATGGGAACCAAACTCAAGTCCAAGAACCGAGCCCAGTTGAACAAAAGGTGTCTTCTCTAGAGGAAACTCTAAGACTCTTTATTGAAGGTAGTGCCCGAAATAATGCCGAGACTACCCAAACTTTTAAACTTTTAGGACAAAGGTTCGATGAAGTTCAACGTAACCAACAAAACAGTGACCGAGCTATTACCAACATAGAGACTCAGATAAGTCAACTGTCAAACAGGTTAAATGATAGGGAAAACGGGAAATTTCCTATCCAATCGACTCCAAATTCGAAAGGAGTTAACCAGGTTAATGGGTCGGGTAGTTCTAACCACAATGAACATGTCAAAGCAGTTAtcacccttagaagtg ACCTTAATGGGCCTGAGAGGGCTAAGAGTCCAAGTGAGGAAGATATCCCTGAGAGGGTGTACATACCACCCGCACCATTTCCTCAGAGACTCGCTAAGAAAAAGCCTAGTACATATGTTGAGATCCTAGACATCTTTAAGCAAGTTAAGATCAACCtgcctttattagatgcaataaaACATGTACCTGCTATTGCCAAGTTCCTAAAAGAGATGTGCACTATCAAGAGAGAAGCGAGTGTCCATAAGAAGGCATTTTTGACCCAACAAGTTAGTTCCATAATCTCACAAAAGTACCCAGTCAAATTAAAAGATCATGGTTGTTCTACTGTCACATGTGTCACAGGTAAACAAACGATAGACAATGCTCTATTAGATCTTGGGGCTAGTGTGAATCTTTTACCGTTCTCGGTATATGAACAAATTGGACTAGGTGAGATGAAACCAACTAGGATAACACTACAGTTAGCCGATAGGTCAGTCAAAATCCCACGTGGAATTATTGAAGACGTTTTGGTTCAGGTAGAAAACTTTATTTATCCAGTTGAATTTGTGATTTTAGGCACTCAACCTGTCTCTAGTCAAGATATCAATATCCCAATCATCCTAGGTCATCCGTTTCTAGCCACTGCAAATGCAATCATACATTTCCAAACTGGCCTAATAGAATTTTCCCCTGGGAATCAGAAAATCTCAATGAACGTTTTTAAGGCGTTACAAGCCCCACCGGACCCTGAACACTATGAGTCTATATGA